A stretch of DNA from Silvanigrella paludirubra:
GCTTGAATTTTTTTGTCGCCTAAAATTGTTTTCCAACCTGGCATTCCTTTTTCAGGAACCCCAACTTGTATTGCATTTTCAACACCCTTATAGGTATTTTCAACAATCCAAAAGTCATCTGTTAAGTTAGGACCAACTCCTCCTTGTCCTTTTAATCCATGACAAGAAGCGCAATTTGCATCATAAACTTGTTTTCCACTATCAATCATATTTTTATTTGTTAAATTTTGACTATAATCAAACTCACCACCGCCACCCTCTTTTGAAGGTGTTTGACCGACAGAAGCTAAATATTCATTTTTAAGTGAATGGCCTCCTTTATATATATGATAATAAAGCATATATATTGCACCAAAAACGATTGTTCCATAAAAAATAAACTGAAACCATATTGGCACTGGATTATCTAATTCTTTAATTCCATCAAACTCATGATCAAGAAGTTTAGGTGATTTCTTTTTATCTTTATCATCTTTTTCATTCGTCATTTTTAGTCATTTCCTCACAATGTTTTATATAATTTTTACTTATAATATTACTCCATACTAACCAGAAAATAAACATTATAAAAGTAACAACAAATACAGAACCAGCTATCACAACATCTGCATGCTCGCTTGCTAATTCACGTATCATTTCTTTTCTCCATCATTCTTTTTTTGAGCATCAACAGCCTCGCGCCCATCAATACCTAGTCTTTGTAAGTAAGAAATTAGAGCAATTATTTCAGAAGACTTATCTACATTAACTCCTTGCTCTTGAATACCACTCGCTATTTTTTCAGCTTGTTTCTTTAAATTTTCATTAGCGTTTTCTATATCTTCATTGGAATAAGGTACCCCTAATTTTGCCATCACTTTAATTTTATCGCTGGTATATGAAGTATCAAGTTTGTCCCTAAGTAACCAATCATACTTTGGCATTGTGCTTTTTGGCGTCATACTTAAAGGATCTTCCATATGTTTATAATGCCAAATATCTCCATATTTTTTACCAAGTTTTTGAAGATCAGGTCCTGTCGTTTTTGAACCCCAAAGATGAGGAAAATCATATTCAAATTCTCCTGCTCTTGAGTAGGGTCCATAGCGCATTTCTTCTTCTTTAAAGGTACGGATCATTTGTGAGTGACAGTTGTTACATCCTTCACGTATGTAAATATCACGTCCTTCAATTTCTAAAGGTGTATAAGGTTTTAAGGTTGCAATTTTTTCTTCTGTAGAGTGATTTATTAAAATAGGAAGAATCTGAACAATACCACCAATAGAAACGGCAATTAGAGTTAACATTCCCATAACAAGGCCAAGATTTTCAGCTGCTTTTTGAACAGAGCCAAATGAAGTTTTATTATGTTCTATTTTAGAAAAAGAATTCGCTTCTGCAAGAGTATCTGGTACTTTACCTGCAATTTTAATTGTTTTATAAATAACAAATGCGCCAACAACAGTTCCGAGTAAATATAATGTACCACCTATTGCTCTAAAAAAGTAATAAGGAATAAATTTATCCATTATTTCCATAAAATTAGGATAGGTAAGAACTCCATCAGTTACACTTTCACGCATTAATCCTAACATTAATCCAGCAATATACATTGGAATAACATAAACTAATATACCAATTAATGAAATCCAAAAATGTAAATTTGCTAATTTTTTACTATATAATTCAGTCTTATATAGATTTGGAACTAACCAATATAACATTGCAAATAAAATATAACCATTCCAACCTAGAGCACCAACATGAACATGACCAATAATCCAATCAGTATAATGCAAAACTCTATTTACACTTTTAAAAGATAAAATAGGACCTTCTAATGTTGCACATAAATAAAATATGGCCCCTGCTAGTAAAAACTTAGTAGAAGGATTACTTTTTACTTCATTCCAAGCAGATTTAATTGTTAAAATAAAGTTAATAGCCCCTCCCCAAGATGGGGCAATAAGCATAACGGAAAAGACAACACCAAGAGATTGGATCCATTCAGGTAGAGCTGTATATTGAAGATGGTGAGGTCCAGCCCACATATAAATAAAAATTAAAGACCAAAAATGTATAATTGATAATCTGTATGAGTAAATAGGTCTGTTTACAAGCTTAGGTACATAATAGTAGCCCAGTCCTAAAAAGGGCGTTGTTAAAACAAAAGCAACCGCGTTATGACCATACCACCATTGAACCAAAGCATCACGAACACCAGAAAAAACACTATAACTTTTTATAAATGAAACAGGTAATGAAATATGATTTACAATATGTAAAAGTGCTACAGAAATAATCGTTGCTATATAGAACCAAATGGAAACATATAATATTTTTTCTCTTCTAACTGCAATCGTCAAAAAATAGTTGATAGCAAAAATTACCCATATTAGTGCAATTAAAATTGCAATTGGCCATTCTAATTCTGCGTATTCTTTTGATGTAGAAAGTCCCAAAGGCAAAGTAACAGCAGCTAAAACGATTATAAGCTGCCACCCCCAAAAATGAATACGAGACAATATATCACTGTACATTCTTGTTTTAAGTAAACGCTGAGAAGAATGATAAATACCTGCAAATACACCATTTAAACAAAATGCAAAAATAACCGCATTGGTATGCAAAGGTCTTAAGCGGCCAAACGTTAGCCAAGGGAGATCAAAATTAAATGGTCTGTAAAATAATTGGATTGCTATAATTACTCCAACTAGCATACCTACAATGGCCCATATCATTGTAGCTGCAATAAACTTTTTGACTATATCATCATCGTATCGAAACTTTTCCAATGTCATTCATCACTCCATGTGCTAATTTTTTAAAAGAAACGAAAAAGCACTTATCCATGAAAAATATTTCACAAAATGGTATTCTATATCAAGCTTATTTAGCGGTTATTTTAGACTTAATATTATCATTATTGTCGTATTTTTGACATTGGTAATGAAAATTAGTCTCATTATAATTATAAAATTATTATATTTAATTTCTTGATTATAAATTTTGGATACATTTTTGATTTTTAATATTTTGCTTAAATAAACAAAATATAAACTATATTAAATAATTTATATTATCCTTTTTTTGCTTTTAAGCTCTGCTTATATAAAAATACAATAGGATCTAGGTTGAATTCTTTGCCCTATGAATAAGCATCAATAAAAGTTGATAAATTAAGCGATGATTAGAAATCTAAATTTTTGTATTTCTTTAAATAAATTTGAATACTTCTATAGCTTTAACTTTTTCCAAAATTTAAATTAAAATAAAACCATCATCATATATAATGGTTATGGTTACTTACAGCGCGTATATATTAAATATACTTGAATAAATATATTTATTTTAAGATTATAAAAAAAATATCTTATAAGTATTGCGCATTAAATTGAATTTTTGTAATTTAATTTTTATATTTTTTATATTAATAATAAATATTTAAAATTATTATAAAAATATAATAGGAAATATTATGCCAATTAAAAAGTGTTTAATCATAAATTTAGTCTCATTTATATTAGAAATGATTTCATTTAACTCTGTTTTTGCAAAACAATTTGATCCATTATATAAAATGGATAAAGAAAATTTAATTTTCCCGGAATCCGCATCTAAAGCAACGCTTTATTCATATTCAAATGGTTTAAAACTAATAGTAATACCTGAATTTAAAAGTTCTTTTACAACTATGCATTTTATGATTGACGCTGGAAGCAACAGAGAAACAAAAAACTTGGCGGGATTATCACATTTTTTTGAGCATATGGTTTTTCGAAAATCCAAAAATACTCCCGAAGGAAATTTTGATAAAATCATAAAAGCAGTAGGCGGTAAATCGAATGCTTTTACTTACAATGGATTTGTTACCTATTTTTTTGATTTTCCTGCATCTGCACTTGATATTATGCTTAAATCTTCATCGCATATGATTCAAAATGTGGAATTAAAAGAACCTTATTTTTCTATTGAAAAAGGAGCAATTTTATCAGAGAGAAGACAAAAAATTGATAATAACCCAGATAATAAATTTGAAGAAAAACTAAACGAATTCTCAGAAAAAGATTTTATTTCTTTATTTGGAACAGAAGAAACAATAAACAACTTTAAAATATCTGATGCTGAAAACTTTTTTGATAATTATTATACTCCATCAAATACATTGATTATCATTGGAGGTCCTTTTAAACCAGAGTTCATAGCTGAAAAAATCAGCAGAAATTTTAGTAGCTGGAAAAAAAAGGATGATATACCACATGCTATAGTAAGTTTTGATTCTTTTATAAAAGAAAAATCTAAACTGATTAAATGTGTAGATTCAAGCATTACTTCAGATTATTTTGAAATGATATATCCTTCAAATCAAATATCTTTAAAAGATTACACGTATTTTGAAATTCTTAGTCATATTTTATACAACGATTCAAAAGATTCTTTTTTTGATGAGTTATATAATTCATATTATTCAAACTATTTTTCATTTTCTAAGAATATTCATTATCAAAAAAATAATATTGGAAGTTATTATTTAAAATTTTATATGGATAAAAACAAAATAGAAAATGATATAGTAAATTTATTTGATAAATATATAAAAAATATTTCAAAAGAAAAAATAACAGAGAGAGAAAAAAGAAAATTAATTGATTCTTATATAAAATCTAATGCTTTATCAAGCGAAAAAATATCAAATTTAGTTGAATATGTTAAATTAAATCAGTTTTTTTATAATGATTTTTCAATTTATTTTGAAAAATTGAAATTAATCGAGAACTTAAATTACAATGATTTTTCTAAATGGATAGATGAAACTTTTATAAATAATAAAAGATATTATAAATTAGCTAAAAAATCAGAAAATGAAAGTTTCAATTGCAAAATATTAGATTGGAAAAATTGATACATGAAATATAAATTATTTTATTTTATAAAATTTATATTATTACTTTTAATAATAAAAAATAACGAATCATTTCCAAAAGAAATAGATTTAAATTTAATTACAAAGTCACCAATTAAACTGGATTGGAAAAATGAAAAATGGGAAGAAATCGATTTTATAAAAGAATCTAACATAAACAAAGCTTCACTTTTTACCTCGGAATTAAAGGAATCGCCTCTATTTTATATTTCAATTATTTTTAATGGTGGAAAATATACTGTTTCCAAAGAAAAAAATAGCTCATTAGATGCCATGATTAAAATTTTTTATTGGAATATTATTCACAATAAACACCCTATTTGTATAAGCGGAGGAAGCGATAATTTAGATGTAACATTTGAATATAATAATAATGGCCAACCAGTATTGCAAATTATAGGATTAAAACAATATCTAGATAATAGCCTTCAATTTTTGAATTGTCTGATTAAAAATCCTATTTATGATAATGAATCAATTAAAGAATGGAAAAAACAAAAAATAGACTTTTTAAAAGAATATTTAAATGCAAACTCTCACCAAAATCAATTTAATATAATACGTGATGAAAGCTATAATTTGGCATTTAATAAATACTTTGAAGACCTTAATTTGAAATATTTTTCAAATATAACTAATAAAAATATTTTAATTTTACACAACGAAATTATGCAATCAAATGGATTGAAGCTTATTTTTCTTGGAGATTTATCTAGTAAAAATATTACAATAATAAAAAAATTTATAAATAAAATCCCTTTAAGAGACTCAAATTACTTAAAATGGAATCCAGAAAATCCAAAAAATATTTATAGTAATAAAATAAAAGCAAAAATCATTATAAAAGAAGATATGACTCAAAGTAATATTGTATTAAATTATTTTTATCCAAACTCTAAAAATTTAAATACTTTAGATAGAAATAAAATGGATATTATTTCAGAAGTTTTTTATTCAGAATCCATAGGCATGGACAGATTTACGAAAGCTTTAAGACGTGACTCCGGTTTTAGTTATTCACCATATGCATATTATAATGAAAATATATTTTTTAAAAAATCAGAAGGCACAGTTTTTTCTATGGAATTCGAAAGTCCAAATGATAAAATATCAAATACTGTCCCAATTTCAATTGATACTTTTAATAATTACATTCAAAACGGTATGACTTCTGATGAACTAAATACTTCAAGAAACTCAATAATAAACCAAGAAATGACAAAAGAATATTCCATTTTAAAAACATTTTATTCTTTATCAAATAGTATAGGTGATAATCTCATACCAAATGTGGATCCTACAGAATATATTGCTTTCATCGATAGTCAAAATAATTTAAAAGAGATCAACAACCTTCTTAAGACCACGTTTTCAGAACCTTCTAT
This window harbors:
- the ccoN gene encoding cytochrome-c oxidase, cbb3-type subunit I gives rise to the protein MTLEKFRYDDDIVKKFIAATMIWAIVGMLVGVIIAIQLFYRPFNFDLPWLTFGRLRPLHTNAVIFAFCLNGVFAGIYHSSQRLLKTRMYSDILSRIHFWGWQLIIVLAAVTLPLGLSTSKEYAELEWPIAILIALIWVIFAINYFLTIAVRREKILYVSIWFYIATIISVALLHIVNHISLPVSFIKSYSVFSGVRDALVQWWYGHNAVAFVLTTPFLGLGYYYVPKLVNRPIYSYRLSIIHFWSLIFIYMWAGPHHLQYTALPEWIQSLGVVFSVMLIAPSWGGAINFILTIKSAWNEVKSNPSTKFLLAGAIFYLCATLEGPILSFKSVNRVLHYTDWIIGHVHVGALGWNGYILFAMLYWLVPNLYKTELYSKKLANLHFWISLIGILVYVIPMYIAGLMLGLMRESVTDGVLTYPNFMEIMDKFIPYYFFRAIGGTLYLLGTVVGAFVIYKTIKIAGKVPDTLAEANSFSKIEHNKTSFGSVQKAAENLGLVMGMLTLIAVSIGGIVQILPILINHSTEEKIATLKPYTPLEIEGRDIYIREGCNNCHSQMIRTFKEEEMRYGPYSRAGEFEYDFPHLWGSKTTGPDLQKLGKKYGDIWHYKHMEDPLSMTPKSTMPKYDWLLRDKLDTSYTSDKIKVMAKLGVPYSNEDIENANENLKKQAEKIASGIQEQGVNVDKSSEIIALISYLQRLGIDGREAVDAQKKNDGEKK
- a CDS encoding insulinase family protein — protein: MKYKLFYFIKFILLLLIIKNNESFPKEIDLNLITKSPIKLDWKNEKWEEIDFIKESNINKASLFTSELKESPLFYISIIFNGGKYTVSKEKNSSLDAMIKIFYWNIIHNKHPICISGGSDNLDVTFEYNNNGQPVLQIIGLKQYLDNSLQFLNCLIKNPIYDNESIKEWKKQKIDFLKEYLNANSHQNQFNIIRDESYNLAFNKYFEDLNLKYFSNITNKNILILHNEIMQSNGLKLIFLGDLSSKNITIIKKFINKIPLRDSNYLKWNPENPKNIYSNKIKAKIIIKEDMTQSNIVLNYFYPNSKNLNTLDRNKMDIISEVFYSESIGMDRFTKALRRDSGFSYSPYAYYNENIFFKKSEGTVFSMEFESPNDKISNTVPISIDTFNNYIQNGMTSDELNTSRNSIINQEMTKEYSILKTFYSLSNSIGDNLIPNVDPTEYIAFIDSQNNLKEINNLLKTTFSEPSIPVLVIIGNPSNSEIEKLKKDDRFEIIDIIKLDEYKNKILKLYNIN
- a CDS encoding cbb3-type cytochrome c oxidase N-terminal domain-containing protein encodes the protein MTNEKDDKDKKKSPKLLDHEFDGIKELDNPVPIWFQFIFYGTIVFGAIYMLYYHIYKGGHSLKNEYLASVGQTPSKEGGGGEFDYSQNLTNKNMIDSGKQVYDANCASCHGLKGQGGVGPNLTDDFWIVENTYKGVENAIQVGVPEKGMPGWKTILGDKKIQALVVYIASMQGSNPPDAKKPEGKPGKLH
- a CDS encoding M16 family metallopeptidase; its protein translation is MPIKKCLIINLVSFILEMISFNSVFAKQFDPLYKMDKENLIFPESASKATLYSYSNGLKLIVIPEFKSSFTTMHFMIDAGSNRETKNLAGLSHFFEHMVFRKSKNTPEGNFDKIIKAVGGKSNAFTYNGFVTYFFDFPASALDIMLKSSSHMIQNVELKEPYFSIEKGAILSERRQKIDNNPDNKFEEKLNEFSEKDFISLFGTEETINNFKISDAENFFDNYYTPSNTLIIIGGPFKPEFIAEKISRNFSSWKKKDDIPHAIVSFDSFIKEKSKLIKCVDSSITSDYFEMIYPSNQISLKDYTYFEILSHILYNDSKDSFFDELYNSYYSNYFSFSKNIHYQKNNIGSYYLKFYMDKNKIENDIVNLFDKYIKNISKEKITEREKRKLIDSYIKSNALSSEKISNLVEYVKLNQFFYNDFSIYFEKLKLIENLNYNDFSKWIDETFINNKRYYKLAKKSENESFNCKILDWKN